A genome region from Defluviimonas aquaemixtae includes the following:
- a CDS encoding ABC transporter substrate-binding protein: MQMNFKSRSAFFGATIAASAAMTGAWALDTGVTDSTIRIGTIGPFTGPAASYSMVNKTDEAYMDMLNAEGGVCGRQIELVAYDDAYSPPKTLAAAKKLVEEDGVFLIYSTIGTATNSAIREYLNEQEVPHIFVSSGASKWGHRKEFPWTMGFHPPYTSEAKIYAKYILDTYPDGRIGILFQDDEFGKDFVNGLRAGLGEKADEMIVSEQPYVTSDPDVDAQIANFKESGADIVLYAAIPKFAGQAISNAQEIEWKPTQFVVGVGRTAVLRLEPAAVEAAKGMITAHFTKVAQDPKWSDDEGMQKWNAFMDEYYPEGDKGHSATIVGYGVSQALEHVLKAACDNLTRAGVMEAVSSMQNVELDVLLPGITLNTSETDSYPIEQMQLMRFDGERWELFGEVIDAWPLAMKN, encoded by the coding sequence ATGCAGATGAATTTCAAGTCACGATCAGCCTTTTTCGGAGCTACCATTGCCGCATCGGCTGCCATGACAGGGGCCTGGGCGCTGGATACCGGCGTGACGGACTCGACAATTAGGATCGGGACAATCGGCCCCTTCACCGGGCCCGCGGCGAGCTATTCCATGGTGAACAAGACCGACGAGGCCTACATGGACATGCTGAATGCCGAAGGCGGGGTATGCGGACGGCAAATCGAGCTCGTCGCCTATGACGATGCCTACAGCCCGCCGAAGACCCTGGCGGCGGCAAAGAAGCTGGTGGAAGAAGACGGCGTGTTCCTGATCTACAGCACCATCGGCACGGCTACCAATTCGGCCATCCGCGAGTACCTCAATGAGCAGGAGGTGCCCCATATCTTCGTCAGTTCCGGCGCGTCAAAATGGGGGCATCGCAAGGAGTTTCCGTGGACCATGGGCTTCCACCCTCCCTATACGTCCGAAGCCAAGATCTACGCGAAATACATCCTGGACACCTATCCTGACGGCAGGATCGGCATCCTTTTCCAAGACGACGAATTCGGAAAGGACTTCGTCAACGGACTGCGCGCCGGGCTCGGCGAGAAGGCGGACGAGATGATCGTTTCCGAACAGCCATATGTCACCTCCGATCCCGACGTCGATGCGCAGATTGCCAACTTCAAGGAGTCAGGAGCCGATATCGTTCTATACGCTGCGATCCCCAAATTCGCCGGGCAGGCCATCAGCAACGCGCAGGAGATCGAATGGAAGCCCACTCAGTTCGTTGTCGGTGTCGGAAGGACAGCGGTTCTGAGACTGGAGCCGGCCGCGGTGGAAGCCGCGAAGGGCATGATCACTGCCCACTTCACGAAAGTTGCCCAGGATCCAAAATGGAGCGACGATGAGGGCATGCAGAAGTGGAATGCCTTCATGGACGAATACTATCCCGAGGGCGACAAAGGCCACAGTGCCACGATCGTTGGTTACGGCGTGTCGCAGGCGCTTGAGCATGTACTGAAGGCGGCCTGCGACAATCTCACCCGCGCTGGCGTGATGGAAGCGGTCAGCAGCATGCAGAACGTCGAACTCGACGTGCTGCTTCCCGGCATCACGTTGAACACCAGTGAGACAGATTCCTATCCGATCGAGCAGATGCAGCTGATGCGCTTTGACGGCGAACGCTGGGAACTGTTCGGCGAGGTCATCGACGCCTGGCCCTTGGCAATGAAGAATTGA
- a CDS encoding LysR substrate-binding domain-containing protein has protein sequence MLDIRHIDAMPSPLDSDLLRSFLAVADGGSVTAAAGRLGRTQSAVSMQIARLEDSLGQRLFDRLPRGVAPTERGAQLLPYARRVIRLMDEAASALRSRPLQGPVRLGIPQDYSETVLPDVLNAFRARYPEVEVTVRCDYSEPQMAAMRSGELDLAVVFEWDSLARTGGEVLCVEPTVWVTSTTHEQHLQSPLPIALYFHSDWCRQRLIPSLERHDIAHRIAFECDTVGGFFAAARSGLAVVALSRSTIPDGCRALTEAEGFPVVDSAGLVLHRSPRGSSEAIDALADAIRGAFRPAGLFPEHGA, from the coding sequence ATGCTCGATATCAGACATATTGATGCCATGCCTTCGCCCCTCGACAGCGATCTCCTGCGCAGCTTCCTTGCCGTTGCCGACGGCGGCAGCGTCACCGCCGCCGCGGGCCGACTGGGGCGCACACAGTCCGCGGTCTCGATGCAGATCGCCCGGCTGGAGGACAGTCTCGGCCAGCGCCTGTTCGACCGTCTGCCGCGCGGTGTCGCGCCGACGGAGCGCGGGGCGCAGCTCCTCCCCTATGCCCGCCGCGTCATCAGGCTAATGGACGAGGCCGCTTCGGCGCTGCGGTCCCGGCCGCTGCAGGGCCCGGTCCGCCTCGGAATTCCGCAGGATTACAGCGAAACGGTCCTGCCGGACGTCTTGAACGCGTTCCGCGCCCGCTATCCCGAAGTCGAGGTCACGGTGCGCTGCGACTATTCCGAACCGCAGATGGCGGCGATGCGGTCAGGCGAGCTTGACCTCGCCGTCGTCTTCGAGTGGGACAGCCTCGCGCGGACGGGAGGGGAGGTGCTCTGTGTCGAACCGACCGTCTGGGTGACCTCGACGACGCATGAGCAGCACCTTCAATCGCCGCTTCCGATCGCCCTCTACTTTCACTCCGACTGGTGCCGGCAGCGTCTGATCCCGTCGCTGGAGCGTCACGACATCGCCCATCGGATCGCTTTCGAATGCGATACGGTCGGTGGGTTTTTCGCCGCCGCGCGGTCCGGCCTCGCGGTCGTGGCCTTATCGCGCAGTACGATCCCTGACGGGTGCCGCGCACTGACCGAGGCGGAGGGGTTTCCCGTCGTGGATTCCGCGGGCCTTGTGCTGCACAGATCCCCGCGCGGCTCATCGGAGGCCATCGATGCGCTTGCCGACGCAATCCGCGGGGCATTTCGCCCGGCGGGTCTGTTCCCGGAGCATGGGGCATGA
- a CDS encoding branched-chain amino acid aminotransferase: protein MATGRNIRTWFEGQWHDGDVAVMRAADHGSWLGTTVFDGARWFEGIAPDLDKHCARVNRSAEAMMITPTHSAEEIAAIAREGLGLCPKDAAVYIRPMYWALDGGDLGVVPKLGATGFAICLEEIPMAPAGSTTRLTTTRFRRPVLDSAVTNAKAGCLYPNNARMLAEANAKGYDNALVADALGNVAETATANVFMAKDGEVFTPIPNGTFLSGITRARHIDNLVADGVKVHECVLGFDDFRAADEVFLSGNMSKVTPVVEFDGTHYQHGPVAKRVRELYWDWAHSAD from the coding sequence ATGGCGACGGGCAGAAACATCCGTACATGGTTCGAAGGTCAGTGGCATGACGGAGACGTCGCGGTGATGCGGGCGGCCGATCACGGCAGCTGGCTCGGTACGACAGTCTTCGACGGCGCACGCTGGTTCGAGGGCATCGCACCCGATCTCGACAAGCACTGCGCGCGCGTGAACCGGTCGGCCGAGGCGATGATGATCACGCCGACTCATTCAGCCGAAGAGATCGCCGCAATCGCGCGCGAGGGGCTCGGCCTCTGTCCCAAGGATGCCGCCGTCTACATCCGGCCGATGTACTGGGCACTTGACGGCGGCGATCTGGGCGTCGTGCCGAAGCTTGGCGCCACCGGCTTCGCAATCTGCCTCGAAGAGATTCCGATGGCGCCGGCAGGCAGCACGACCCGTTTGACGACGACCCGGTTCCGCCGGCCGGTGCTCGACTCGGCGGTCACGAACGCAAAGGCGGGCTGCCTCTATCCGAACAATGCGCGGATGCTCGCCGAGGCAAACGCGAAGGGCTACGACAACGCGCTTGTAGCCGACGCGCTCGGCAATGTGGCCGAGACGGCGACGGCGAACGTCTTCATGGCCAAGGACGGCGAGGTCTTCACCCCGATCCCCAACGGCACCTTCCTGTCGGGGATCACGCGGGCCCGCCACATCGACAACCTCGTCGCCGACGGCGTGAAGGTCCATGAATGCGTGCTGGGGTTCGACGACTTCCGCGCCGCGGACGAAGTCTTTCTGTCGGGCAACATGTCGAAGGTGACGCCGGTCGTGGAATTCGACGGTACCCACTATCAGCACGGCCCTGTGGCGAAGCGCGTGCGCGAGCTCTACTGGGACTGGGCCCATTCGGCTGATTGA
- a CDS encoding methylated-DNA--[protein]-cysteine S-methyltransferase — MTRSVAYSSPLGRLVITETDGAISRLEWRGAEVECEPSALLDEACRQLAEYFNRQREAFDLPVAFAPGLTGAVMRAMCAIPFGDTRTYGDLAKELGVPAQAVGQACGANPVPVIVPCHRVLGASGLGGFSAPGGVETKVALLKHEGAASLLI; from the coding sequence ATGACCCGGTCGGTCGCCTATTCCAGCCCGCTCGGCCGGCTGGTCATCACCGAAACCGACGGTGCGATCAGCCGTCTGGAATGGCGCGGCGCGGAGGTGGAGTGCGAGCCGTCCGCCCTTCTCGATGAGGCCTGCCGCCAGCTCGCCGAGTATTTCAACCGGCAGCGAGAGGCGTTCGATCTCCCGGTCGCGTTCGCGCCGGGACTGACGGGTGCCGTGATGCGGGCGATGTGCGCCATTCCCTTCGGCGACACACGGACCTACGGCGATCTGGCGAAAGAGCTAGGCGTGCCGGCGCAGGCCGTGGGCCAGGCCTGCGGCGCCAATCCGGTCCCGGTGATCGTGCCGTGCCACCGAGTGCTCGGGGCCTCCGGCCTCGGCGGGTTCTCGGCGCCGGGCGGGGTGGAGACCAAGGTGGCGCTTTTGAAGCACGAGGGCGCGGCGTCACTCCTGATCTGA
- a CDS encoding group III truncated hemoglobin, with protein sequence MTALPPRFRVTPEEIDRIVAVFYAAIRAHPGLGPVFATHVTDWPAHEAKIAGFWRNAILYERSYDGNPMEVHRRAGNVRPGMFDAWLELFDAVLARELEPATAAAWSALAHRIGRGMRYGLVETATLPGGVPRLV encoded by the coding sequence ATGACCGCCCTCCCCCCGCGCTTTCGCGTCACGCCCGAAGAGATCGACCGCATCGTGGCCGTCTTCTACGCCGCCATCCGCGCCCATCCCGGCCTCGGGCCGGTCTTCGCGACCCATGTCACGGACTGGCCCGCGCACGAAGCGAAGATCGCTGGCTTCTGGCGCAACGCCATCCTCTACGAACGCAGCTACGACGGAAATCCGATGGAGGTGCATCGCCGGGCCGGCAATGTCCGGCCAGGTATGTTCGACGCCTGGCTCGAGCTTTTCGACGCAGTGCTGGCGCGCGAGCTTGAGCCCGCGACGGCGGCGGCCTGGTCGGCGCTCGCCCACCGGATCGGGCGCGGGATGCGCTACGGGCTGGTCGAGACGGCCACCCTGCCGGGAGGGGTGCCGAGGCTCGTCTAA
- a CDS encoding universal stress protein, with protein MRKFLVVLDDSRECLNAMRFAALRAAHTGAGVTILSVIPPEEFQHWIGVGDIMRAEARERIEAHFEVFAKWMRDRQGIEPQLVIREGEPVSEILDQIKEDTEIGVLVLGAGTDKSGPGPLVTQLSKTSGNLPIPITIVPGEMSKERLEAIT; from the coding sequence ATGCGCAAGTTTCTGGTGGTGCTCGACGACAGCCGCGAATGCCTGAACGCGATGCGGTTCGCCGCGTTGCGCGCCGCGCATACCGGGGCGGGAGTGACAATACTCTCGGTTATCCCGCCTGAGGAGTTCCAGCACTGGATCGGCGTCGGCGACATCATGCGTGCCGAGGCGCGTGAACGGATTGAGGCGCATTTCGAGGTGTTCGCGAAATGGATGCGCGACCGCCAGGGGATCGAGCCGCAACTCGTGATTCGCGAGGGCGAGCCGGTGTCGGAAATCCTCGACCAGATCAAGGAGGACACCGAGATCGGCGTCCTCGTTCTCGGCGCGGGCACCGACAAGTCGGGCCCCGGACCGCTTGTCACGCAGCTCTCGAAGACCTCCGGCAACCTGCCGATCCCGATCACGATCGTGCCCGGCGAGATGTCGAAGGAGCGGCTGGAAGCGATCACCTGA
- a CDS encoding nucleoside-diphosphate sugar epimerase/dehydratase, with protein MVKLVLSMTRAQKRLVLLFFDIGFVPVAFLAASVIQYSTITPIRFVTANWPLVPLLMVASFALSFPLRTAEVRLKYYDMAAAQKTALFAAILGAISAALATIGALGAPAGFHVIFGLVFFALCAGSRICLLHLLLAIYRQSAEISRVLIYGAGRTGMALAAALRSRTDILPIAFVDDNATLRGLIVAGLPVYSGAHVERILAHHRIDRVILAMPSLSIHKQNLLSSRMAKLGLEVQTMPAFAQLIGEDNMVDKLMPAGPSALLSRAGLHDEINCGCDAYRDANVMITGAGGSIGLELCRQVIACRPARVVLFELSEVALYNAEMEMRLLTEGLDIRIVPVLGSVGDGPLVERVLTDHRIDVVLHAAAYKHVPLVEANARAGIANNALATAALAQKVRACGVGRFVLVSSDKAVRPASVMGATKRIAELVVQGQAAQSTSTVFSIVRFGNVLGSSGSVIPLFQEQIAAGGPVTLTDEAVTRYFMTIQEAARLVLIAGSLAEGGEVFVLDMGAPLAIRELARRLIEMSGYTVRDAANPDGDIEIVITGLRPGEKLHEELMVSKGAKMTAHPKIISVREAHLSELELAALLRDLRDAVENCDEIALTATLRRWIAEYELGAPIAVSPAQQQGGRNIVAGE; from the coding sequence ATGGTGAAGCTCGTCCTGTCGATGACGCGCGCGCAAAAGCGACTTGTGCTTCTGTTTTTTGACATCGGTTTCGTACCCGTCGCCTTCCTCGCTGCCTCGGTCATCCAGTACAGCACGATCACACCCATCCGTTTTGTCACGGCAAACTGGCCGTTGGTGCCGCTTCTGATGGTCGCGAGTTTTGCGCTGTCGTTCCCGCTCAGGACAGCGGAAGTGCGGCTCAAGTACTACGACATGGCGGCGGCACAGAAGACGGCGCTGTTTGCCGCGATCCTTGGCGCGATAAGTGCTGCTCTGGCCACGATCGGCGCGCTTGGCGCACCGGCCGGGTTCCACGTCATCTTCGGCCTCGTATTCTTTGCGCTGTGCGCAGGCAGCCGGATCTGCCTGCTGCATTTGCTGCTTGCCATCTACCGGCAAAGCGCGGAGATTTCGCGCGTTCTGATCTATGGCGCGGGCAGGACGGGGATGGCGCTAGCCGCCGCGCTGCGCAGCCGCACCGATATCCTGCCAATTGCCTTCGTCGACGACAATGCGACGCTCCGCGGCCTGATCGTCGCGGGACTGCCGGTCTACTCGGGCGCCCATGTCGAACGTATCCTTGCCCACCACCGGATCGACCGGGTGATCCTCGCGATGCCGTCACTGTCGATTCACAAGCAGAACCTTCTGTCCAGCCGGATGGCCAAGCTCGGGCTTGAAGTGCAGACGATGCCGGCCTTTGCCCAACTCATCGGTGAAGACAACATGGTCGACAAACTCATGCCAGCGGGCCCGAGCGCGCTTCTGAGCCGGGCCGGCCTGCATGACGAGATCAATTGCGGCTGCGACGCCTATCGCGACGCGAACGTCATGATCACGGGTGCCGGCGGGTCGATCGGGCTCGAACTGTGCCGCCAGGTCATCGCCTGCCGCCCGGCCCGGGTCGTGCTGTTCGAACTGAGCGAGGTCGCACTCTACAACGCCGAAATGGAGATGCGGCTTCTGACCGAGGGTCTGGATATCCGCATCGTGCCGGTCCTTGGCTCGGTCGGCGACGGGCCGCTCGTAGAGCGTGTGCTGACCGATCACCGGATCGACGTCGTTCTGCACGCGGCCGCCTACAAGCATGTGCCGCTCGTCGAGGCCAACGCGCGTGCCGGAATCGCGAACAACGCTCTTGCAACGGCGGCCCTCGCCCAGAAGGTGCGGGCGTGCGGCGTGGGCCGTTTCGTCCTCGTCTCGTCCGACAAGGCCGTCCGTCCGGCGAGCGTGATGGGCGCGACAAAGCGCATCGCCGAATTGGTTGTGCAGGGGCAGGCTGCGCAGAGCACCAGCACCGTCTTTTCGATCGTGCGCTTCGGCAACGTGCTTGGCTCTTCGGGGTCGGTCATCCCGCTCTTCCAAGAGCAGATCGCCGCCGGAGGCCCGGTTACGCTGACCGACGAGGCGGTCACGCGCTACTTCATGACAATCCAGGAAGCGGCGCGGCTGGTGCTGATCGCGGGCAGCCTCGCCGAGGGCGGCGAGGTCTTCGTTCTCGACATGGGGGCGCCCCTTGCAATCCGTGAGCTTGCCCGGCGACTGATCGAGATGTCTGGCTACACGGTTCGGGATGCGGCGAATCCCGACGGTGACATTGAGATCGTGATCACTGGTCTTAGACCGGGTGAGAAACTTCACGAAGAACTCATGGTAAGTAAGGGCGCCAAAATGACCGCCCATCCGAAGATCATCTCGGTCCGCGAGGCGCATCTGTCGGAGTTGGAATTGGCGGCTCTCCTGCGTGACCTGAGGGACGCGGTCGAGAACTGCGATGAGATAGCTTTGACCGCCACGCTGCGCCGTTGGATTGCGGAGTATGAGCTTGGCGCGCCAATTGCCGTGTCGCCTGCGCAGCAGCAGGGCGGCCGCAATATAGTCGCTGGGGAATGA
- a CDS encoding sugar transferase: MTPGKRFFDIALALLLLPLFLPLMGTIAIALLAAQGRPVLYASERMRDPSRAFNLWKFRTMRPAPVDSGVSGGDKNARITPTGKLLRRSRLDELPQIFNILAGDMSFVGPRPPLRQYVDAFPETYSAVLKSRPGVTGLASLLYHRHEERVLAPCASAEETNRVYSRRCIPVKARLDLIYQRNQGICFDIAILARTLASVANRS; encoded by the coding sequence ATGACACCCGGAAAGCGTTTCTTCGACATCGCGCTTGCACTCTTGCTTCTGCCGCTGTTCCTGCCGCTCATGGGCACTATCGCGATCGCGCTTCTCGCCGCTCAGGGACGGCCGGTCCTTTACGCGTCCGAACGCATGCGAGATCCCTCCCGTGCGTTCAATCTGTGGAAGTTCCGCACGATGCGGCCGGCGCCCGTCGACAGCGGTGTTTCCGGCGGTGACAAGAACGCCAGGATCACGCCCACGGGCAAGCTGTTGCGGCGCAGCCGGCTCGACGAACTGCCGCAGATTTTCAACATTCTCGCCGGAGACATGAGTTTCGTCGGCCCCCGTCCACCACTTCGGCAATATGTGGATGCGTTTCCCGAAACTTACAGTGCGGTTTTAAAGTCGCGTCCCGGCGTGACGGGGCTCGCATCGCTTCTCTATCACCGTCACGAGGAGCGAGTACTCGCCCCGTGCGCGAGTGCCGAAGAGACGAATCGTGTTTATTCAAGGCGTTGCATCCCTGTGAAGGCGCGTCTAGACCTCATCTATCAGCGAAACCAAGGCATCTGTTTCGACATCGCGATCCTCGCCCGTACCCTCGCATCTGTTGCGAATCGGTCCTAA
- a CDS encoding NAD-dependent epimerase/dehydratase family protein: MPNTSRSAEPKRPADIGRVLVVGGSGKLGRLLRLAWNAAGQGGLAWQDRRVGPLVFDPLAESERFAAAAEGTDAILNLAGPTGGDAKALEVHTDLALAALQAGRDAGAGRVFLVSSAAVYGAPTGPASEVTALSPLADYGRAKQEMEQRAWGWRATAGPIPPEMTILRIGNVAGADQLLGAVPRAEPQALDLFADGRGPARSYIGPLALARVLAALFAMSRKGQALPEVLNVALDGTVRMDELLDADGRDWRARPAPETLPREVALDVARLRGLVSWLPRAEAGQVAADYRAVVAKGEGTR, encoded by the coding sequence ATGCCGAACACCAGCAGATCAGCCGAACCCAAGCGCCCCGCCGATATCGGGCGCGTGCTGGTCGTGGGCGGAAGCGGCAAGCTCGGCCGTCTGCTGCGCCTCGCCTGGAATGCGGCGGGGCAGGGGGGGCTTGCTTGGCAGGATCGACGGGTCGGGCCGCTCGTCTTTGACCCGCTGGCCGAGTCCGAGCGTTTCGCCGCTGCCGCCGAAGGAACGGACGCGATATTAAACCTCGCTGGTCCGACCGGCGGCGATGCCAAGGCGCTCGAAGTTCACACCGACCTTGCGCTCGCTGCCTTGCAGGCGGGGCGGGACGCGGGTGCGGGTCGGGTGTTTCTAGTCTCGAGCGCTGCGGTCTACGGCGCCCCCACCGGCCCGGCATCGGAAGTCACCGCGCTGTCACCGCTTGCCGACTATGGCAGGGCCAAGCAGGAGATGGAGCAGAGGGCCTGGGGCTGGCGTGCCACCGCCGGGCCAATCCCGCCGGAGATGACGATACTGCGCATCGGCAATGTCGCGGGCGCCGATCAGCTTCTTGGTGCAGTACCGCGAGCGGAACCACAGGCGCTCGATCTCTTCGCCGACGGGCGGGGACCGGCGCGCAGCTATATCGGCCCACTGGCACTGGCACGCGTGCTAGCGGCGCTCTTTGCGATGTCGCGCAAGGGGCAGGCGTTGCCGGAAGTCCTCAACGTCGCGCTCGATGGCACGGTCCGGATGGACGAGCTACTGGACGCCGATGGCCGCGATTGGCGGGCACGGCCGGCGCCGGAAACGCTCCCACGGGAAGTCGCGCTTGACGTCGCGCGACTGCGGGGTCTGGTTTCCTGGTTGCCCCGCGCTGAGGCGGGCCAGGTCGCGGCGGACTACCGAGCGGTTGTGGCCAAGGGGGAGGGCACGCGATGA
- the ileS gene encoding isoleucine--tRNA ligase — MCADTPDKTAPDYRKTVFLPETEFPMRAGLPAREPDWLARWEKIGVYDRLRGKTGRAPFILHDGPPYANGHLHIGHALNKILKDMVVRSQQMMGRDARYVPGWDCHGLPIEWKIEERYRQKGLDKDDVDVVAFRQECRRFAEGWIDVQRDEFKRLGVTGNWPDPYLTMDYHAEAVIAEEFLKFLMNGTLYQGSKPVMWSPVEKTALAEAEVEYHDHTSHTIWVRFPVVSASEFKELDGCLQTDLLQSAIVIWTTTPWTIPQNRAVAFNPDVTYGLYEVGSVGEHSTAKPGETLVVADALADAIFTAARVEAHKRLRDVRFEELAALTLAHPLRGVEGASGEWDYDVPMLPGDHVTDEAGTGFVHTAPSHGDDDYQLGLKHGLPMTYNVTEDGSFRADLPLFGGETIINPDGKEGPANVSVIKNLAWAGKLFAKGKIKHSYPHSWRSKAPLIYRNTPQWFVAIDAKLDDDMGEHGQTIRARALKSIDHLVTWTPKSGRNRLHSMIEARPDWVLSRQRAWGVPLTCFVKKAAKPDDPDFLLKSAEINARIVAAFEREGADVWYREGFKEEMLAGVAAPSDYDQVFDVLDVWFDSGSTHAFVLRDRPDGTEDGIADLYLEGTDQHRGWFHSSMLQACGTKGRAPYRGVLTHGFTLDEKGMKMSKSLGNTVAPQEVIDEYGADILRLWVAQSDYTVDLRIGKEILKGTADSYRRLRNTMRFMLGNLAGFAETERVAPADMPELERWVLHRLAELDHAVRKGYAAYDFQGVFQTLFTFCTVDLSAVYFDIRKDVLYCDAADSISRRSVRTVLDLLFHRLATWLAPILVFTMEDVWLSRFPGEESSVHLIDMPETPADWLDEPLAQKWDKIRRVRRVVTAALEVQRTAKVIGASLEAAPVVHVEDPSVLKALQSVPFADICITSGVQLTSDPVPNDAFRLPEVPGVGVVFEAAEGEKCQRCWKILPDVGSHRHEGTCARCDSVLG; from the coding sequence ATGTGCGCCGATACCCCCGACAAGACCGCGCCCGACTATCGCAAGACCGTCTTCCTGCCCGAGACCGAATTCCCGATGCGCGCGGGTCTGCCCGCGCGCGAGCCCGATTGGCTGGCCCGCTGGGAAAAGATCGGCGTCTATGACCGCCTGCGCGGGAAGACGGGACGCGCACCCTTCATCCTGCATGACGGGCCGCCCTACGCGAACGGCCACCTGCATATCGGTCACGCGCTGAACAAGATCCTGAAGGACATGGTCGTCCGCTCGCAGCAGATGATGGGCCGCGACGCGCGCTACGTCCCCGGCTGGGACTGCCACGGCCTGCCGATCGAGTGGAAGATCGAGGAGCGGTACCGCCAGAAGGGGCTCGACAAGGACGATGTCGACGTCGTCGCCTTCCGTCAGGAATGCCGCCGGTTCGCCGAGGGCTGGATCGACGTCCAGCGGGATGAGTTCAAGCGGCTCGGCGTCACCGGCAACTGGCCCGATCCCTATCTCACGATGGACTACCACGCCGAAGCGGTGATCGCCGAGGAGTTCCTGAAGTTCCTGATGAACGGCACGCTCTATCAGGGCTCCAAGCCCGTGATGTGGTCGCCGGTCGAAAAGACAGCACTCGCGGAGGCCGAGGTCGAGTATCACGACCATACCAGCCACACGATCTGGGTGCGGTTTCCGGTCGTGTCGGCGTCCGAGTTCAAGGAACTCGACGGCTGCCTGCAGACCGATCTCCTGCAATCCGCCATCGTGATCTGGACCACGACTCCCTGGACGATCCCGCAGAACCGCGCCGTCGCCTTCAATCCGGATGTCACATACGGCCTATACGAGGTCGGTAGCGTCGGCGAACATTCCACTGCCAAGCCGGGCGAGACGCTGGTCGTCGCGGACGCGCTCGCCGATGCGATCTTCACCGCCGCGCGCGTCGAGGCACACAAGCGGCTCCGCGACGTAAGGTTTGAGGAACTCGCCGCGCTCACGCTCGCCCACCCCCTCCGCGGCGTCGAAGGCGCCAGCGGCGAATGGGACTACGACGTCCCCATGTTGCCCGGCGATCACGTCACCGACGAGGCCGGCACCGGCTTCGTCCACACCGCGCCCAGCCACGGTGACGACGACTACCAGCTTGGCCTGAAGCACGGCCTTCCGATGACCTACAACGTCACGGAGGACGGCTCCTTCCGCGCTGACCTGCCCTTGTTCGGAGGCGAGACGATCATCAACCCTGACGGCAAGGAAGGTCCCGCCAACGTCTCGGTGATCAAGAACCTCGCCTGGGCCGGCAAGCTTTTCGCAAAGGGCAAGATCAAGCACTCCTACCCCCACAGCTGGCGGTCCAAGGCGCCCCTCATCTACCGCAATACGCCGCAATGGTTCGTGGCCATTGACGCCAAGCTCGACGACGACATGGGCGAGCATGGGCAGACCATCCGTGCCCGCGCGCTGAAGAGCATCGACCACCTCGTCACCTGGACCCCGAAATCGGGCCGCAACCGGCTGCATTCGATGATCGAGGCGAGGCCCGACTGGGTCCTGTCGCGTCAGCGTGCCTGGGGCGTTCCACTTACCTGTTTCGTGAAGAAGGCTGCGAAGCCCGACGATCCGGATTTCTTGTTGAAGAGTGCCGAGATCAACGCCCGGATCGTCGCCGCGTTCGAGCGCGAGGGCGCCGACGTATGGTACCGGGAGGGCTTCAAGGAAGAGATGCTTGCGGGGGTCGCGGCACCGTCCGACTACGATCAGGTCTTCGACGTGCTCGACGTCTGGTTCGACAGCGGCTCCACCCACGCCTTCGTCCTCCGCGACCGGCCGGACGGGACGGAGGACGGCATCGCCGATCTTTACCTCGAAGGCACCGACCAGCATCGCGGCTGGTTCCATTCCTCGATGCTCCAGGCCTGCGGCACCAAGGGCCGCGCGCCCTATCGCGGCGTGCTGACCCACGGCTTCACGCTCGACGAGAAGGGCATGAAGATGTCCAAGTCCCTGGGCAACACGGTCGCGCCGCAAGAGGTCATCGACGAATACGGCGCCGATATCCTAAGACTTTGGGTTGCGCAGTCGGACTACACGGTCGACCTGAGGATCGGGAAGGAGATCCTGAAAGGCACTGCCGACAGCTATCGGCGGCTCAGGAACACGATGCGATTCATGCTCGGCAATCTCGCGGGCTTCGCCGAGACGGAGCGCGTCGCGCCCGCGGACATGCCCGAGCTCGAACGCTGGGTTCTGCACCGACTGGCCGAACTCGACCACGCCGTCCGCAAGGGCTATGCGGCCTATGACTTCCAGGGCGTGTTCCAGACTCTATTCACGTTCTGCACGGTGGACCTCTCGGCGGTCTATTTCGACATCCGCAAGGATGTGCTCTACTGCGACGCTGCGGACAGCATCTCGCGCCGCTCCGTACGCACCGTGCTCGACCTTCTGTTCCACCGGCTCGCGACCTGGCTCGCACCGATCCTCGTCTTCACGATGGAGGATGTCTGGCTGTCGCGCTTTCCGGGCGAGGAGTCCTCGGTTCATCTGATCGACATGCCGGAAACGCCGGCCGACTGGCTCGACGAACCACTCGCGCAGAAATGGGACAAGATCCGCCGTGTCCGGCGCGTGGTGACCGCCGCCTTGGAAGTGCAGCGCACGGCCAAGGTCATCGGGGCCTCGCTCGAGGCCGCGCCGGTCGTCCATGTCGAGGATCCGAGTGTGCTGAAGGCGCTGCAATCCGTGCCGTTTGCCGATATCTGCATCACTTCGGGCGTGCAGCTGACATCCGACCCGGTCCCGAACGACGCCTTCCGCCTGCCCGAAGTGCCTGGCGTCGGCGTCGTGTTTGAAGCCGCCGAAGGCGAGAAATGCCAGCGCTGCTGGAAGATCCTGCCCGATGTCGGCTCGCACCGCCATGAGGGCACCTGCGCGCGCTGCGACAGCGTTCTGGGCTGA